Proteins from one Sphingomonas sp. HF-S4 genomic window:
- a CDS encoding tryptophan halogenase family protein — MSEQIVKRVVIAGGGTAGWVAAAALVKQLGPLLDITLVESDEIGTVGVGESTIPTSRSFHDLLTINEQAFMRATQATFKLGISFENWGKPGDRYIHSFGEIGKRSTWMADFHHFWLHAQARGFGGSLADYCFELQASQAGKFAKAEGVPINYAYHLDATLYARFLRGLAEPAGVRRVEGKIAQVEQHPETGFLTALVLASGTRVEGDLFLDCTGFRGLLIEQTLETGYDDWTRYLATNSAIAVQTRSVGPAIPLTRAIAHQAGWRWRIPLQHRVGNGIVYCSDFLSDDEAQAQLLGDVEGEVLTEPRVIRYQTGARRQVWNKNCVALGLASGFIEPLESTSIHLVKVAITRLIQEFPFGGCSEALAARFNAQSRYEIEGIRDFITLHYHLTQRDDSPFWDRCRTMEIPDSLAQRMALFRDAAQAYKEGNDLFRVDSWVQVLLGQGLAPRSYHQLARMMDADTLAGALATLKSNIDTAVARMPSHQDFLAQYCPAGDA, encoded by the coding sequence ATGAGCGAACAGATCGTGAAGCGTGTCGTCATCGCCGGCGGGGGGACCGCCGGCTGGGTCGCCGCGGCGGCTTTGGTCAAGCAGCTCGGGCCGCTGCTCGATATCACCTTGGTCGAGTCCGACGAGATCGGCACGGTCGGGGTGGGGGAATCGACCATCCCCACGTCGCGCAGCTTCCACGACCTGCTGACGATCAACGAGCAGGCATTCATGCGCGCCACCCAGGCGACCTTCAAGCTGGGCATCTCGTTCGAGAATTGGGGCAAGCCCGGCGACCGCTACATCCACAGCTTTGGCGAGATCGGCAAGCGCTCGACCTGGATGGCCGACTTCCACCATTTCTGGCTCCATGCACAGGCTCGCGGCTTTGGCGGCAGCCTGGCGGACTATTGCTTCGAGCTCCAGGCGTCGCAGGCGGGCAAGTTCGCCAAGGCCGAGGGCGTGCCGATCAACTACGCCTATCATCTCGACGCGACGCTCTATGCGCGCTTCCTCAGGGGGCTTGCGGAACCGGCGGGCGTACGGCGGGTCGAGGGCAAGATTGCGCAGGTCGAGCAGCATCCCGAAACCGGCTTCCTCACCGCGCTGGTGCTCGCATCGGGGACGCGCGTCGAAGGCGACCTGTTCCTCGACTGCACCGGTTTTCGCGGTCTGCTGATCGAGCAGACGCTGGAGACCGGCTATGACGACTGGACGCGCTACCTCGCCACCAATTCGGCGATTGCGGTGCAGACGCGCTCGGTAGGCCCCGCCATCCCGCTCACCCGCGCGATCGCGCACCAGGCCGGCTGGCGCTGGCGCATCCCGCTCCAGCATCGCGTCGGCAACGGCATCGTCTATTGCAGCGACTTCCTCTCGGACGACGAGGCGCAGGCCCAGCTTCTTGGCGATGTAGAAGGCGAAGTCCTCACCGAGCCGAGGGTAATCCGGTACCAGACCGGCGCACGGCGGCAGGTCTGGAACAAGAACTGCGTGGCGCTGGGCCTCGCCAGCGGCTTCATCGAACCGCTCGAATCGACCAGCATCCATCTGGTTAAGGTCGCGATCACCCGGCTGATCCAGGAATTCCCGTTCGGCGGGTGCAGCGAGGCGCTGGCCGCGCGGTTCAACGCCCAGTCGCGCTACGAAATCGAGGGGATCCGCGACTTCATCACGCTCCATTACCACCTCACCCAGCGCGACGATTCCCCCTTCTGGGATCGCTGCCGGACGATGGAGATTCCCGACAGCCTCGCGCAGCGCATGGCGCTGTTCCGCGATGCCGCTCAGGCCTATAAGGAGGGCAACGACCTGTTCCGGGTGGATAGCTGGGTTCAGGTGCTGCTCGGCCAGGGGCTAGCCCCTCGAAGCTATCACCAGCTCGCAAGAATGATGGATGCCGACACGCTCGCCGGCGCGCTCGCGACGCTCAAGTCGAATATCGACACTGCGGTCGCACGGATGCCGTCGCACCAGGATTTCCTGGCGCAATACTGCCCCGCCGGCGACGCCTGA
- a CDS encoding cupin-like domain-containing protein, with amino-acid sequence MPAIARRTRVIEGADARSLAVADLIAEGRPAILRGIARDVPLVAAGLQGAESAIAWLKQFDGGRPVTAYVGDAAIGGRFGYADDCTALNFARERGSLSGYLDRLLAGLDDPHAPAIYIGSTDIDSYLPGLREQAALPFGDPQLEAHPPLVSIWIGNRTTAAAHYDMSNNIAVTLVGRRRFTLFPPDQAANLYPGPLELTPAGQVVSMVDFDAPDPVRHPGFADALAAGEVAEMEPGDALIYPALWWHQVEALDPFNAMINYWWNAAPRFVDTPQTTLLHAMLSLRDRPEHEKAGWKALFDYYVFGPADRAGAHLPEAARGNLAPLDDIKARRLRADLLNRLNR; translated from the coding sequence ATGCCCGCCATCGCTCGTCGGACGCGCGTGATCGAGGGCGCGGACGCGCGCAGCCTGGCCGTCGCCGACCTGATCGCCGAGGGGCGTCCCGCGATCCTGCGCGGGATCGCGCGCGACGTGCCGCTGGTCGCCGCCGGGCTGCAAGGCGCGGAGTCGGCGATTGCCTGGCTCAAGCAATTCGATGGCGGGCGCCCGGTCACTGCCTATGTCGGCGATGCGGCGATCGGCGGCCGGTTCGGCTATGCCGACGACTGCACGGCGCTGAATTTCGCGCGCGAGCGCGGATCGCTGTCGGGCTATCTGGACCGGCTCCTCGCCGGGCTGGACGATCCGCACGCGCCGGCGATCTATATCGGCTCCACCGATATCGACTCGTATCTGCCGGGGCTTCGCGAACAGGCGGCACTGCCGTTCGGCGATCCGCAACTGGAGGCGCATCCGCCGCTGGTCAGCATCTGGATCGGCAACCGCACCACCGCGGCGGCGCATTACGACATGTCGAACAACATCGCGGTGACTCTGGTCGGGCGCCGGCGCTTCACGCTGTTCCCGCCCGATCAGGCGGCCAATCTCTATCCCGGCCCGCTCGAGCTGACGCCGGCGGGGCAGGTCGTCTCGATGGTCGATTTCGATGCGCCCGATCCGGTGCGCCATCCCGGCTTCGCCGACGCGCTGGCCGCGGGCGAAGTGGCGGAGATGGAGCCGGGGGACGCGCTGATCTATCCCGCCTTGTGGTGGCATCAGGTCGAGGCGCTCGATCCGTTCAACGCGATGATCAACTATTGGTGGAATGCCGCGCCGCGCTTCGTCGATACGCCCCAGACGACGCTGCTCCATGCGATGCTTAGCCTGCGCGACCGCCCCGAGCACGAGAAGGCCGGGTGGAAGGCGCTGTTCGATTATTATGTCTTCGGCCCCGCCGATCGCGCGGGTGCGCATCTGCCCGAAGCTGCCCGCGGCAACCTCGCGCCGCTCGACGACATCAAGGCGCGCCGGCTGCGCGCGGACCTCCTGAACAGGTTGAACCGATGA
- a CDS encoding SapC family protein: MNPVQINNIDHANLRVSPRAGAAFGDAANQALVFPAEFEELQREFAIIFRRREAGIQAYALLGLDRDENLFLAGDRWASRYVPAMHQRGPFSIGIARSADGAGAGEPMVHVDMDDPRVGAGEGLPLFLEHGGNTPYLNRISEILQLLYRETDRAPGAYAALDQAGLLAPVTLTVDVSEDRRYTIPDVLVIDVERLAAVTGAALEQLYSAGILRLAILAAASLGNIQQLIARKQALLDPVA, from the coding sequence ATGAACCCCGTACAGATCAACAATATCGACCACGCAAATCTGCGGGTCAGCCCCCGCGCAGGCGCCGCGTTCGGCGACGCCGCCAACCAGGCATTGGTCTTCCCCGCCGAGTTCGAGGAACTGCAGCGCGAGTTCGCGATCATCTTTCGCCGTCGCGAGGCTGGGATCCAGGCCTATGCGCTGCTCGGGCTCGACCGCGACGAGAATTTGTTCCTCGCCGGCGATCGCTGGGCGAGCCGGTACGTTCCCGCGATGCACCAGCGCGGACCGTTTTCGATCGGCATCGCGCGCAGTGCCGACGGCGCCGGGGCGGGCGAGCCGATGGTTCATGTCGACATGGACGATCCGCGGGTGGGCGCGGGCGAGGGCCTGCCGCTGTTCCTGGAGCATGGCGGCAATACGCCGTACCTGAACCGGATCTCGGAGATCCTGCAGCTGCTCTATCGCGAGACGGACAGGGCGCCGGGGGCCTATGCGGCGCTCGACCAGGCCGGGCTGCTCGCGCCGGTGACGCTGACCGTCGATGTCAGCGAGGACCGCCGCTATACGATCCCCGACGTGCTCGTAATCGATGTCGAACGCCTTGCCGCGGTGACGGGGGCGGCGCTCGAGCAGCTGTACAGCGCGGGGATATTGCGGCTCGCGATCCTGGCCGCGGCGTCGCTCGGCAACATCCAGCAGCTGATCGCCCGCAAGCAGGCGCTGCTGGATCCGGTGGCCTGA
- a CDS encoding TonB-dependent receptor — protein MKSTRRTPTLARTASAIAITACLMMPGMALAQEAAQADTASAAQDDTAQGEDIVVTGIRAALDQAIAIKRNSAGVVDAISAEDIGKFPDTNLAESLQRITGVSITRANGEGSQVAVRGFSGGFNLVTINGRQLPSTSIDTSTGNAFARGTGRSFDFQNLASEGVSALEVYKTGRANIPSGGIGAAINIVTRRPLDSREDGFSGSIGAKALYDLTVEDAEADLKKITPEVSGLLNWKNPSETFGVTVFGSYQLRESTSIQSNPNYWNIVPLAAFLSTAGPYISPTTNITNRPTTPYVQIPNDSRYQFSENRRERLNGQAVVQFKPSDAIEITVDGLYARNKLSDERSEQTNWFQRPFTDVTFDDNKQMQSAIILAEAVQADKGYEQQRFATQSELYSVGGNLKWNFTDALSLTLDANHSKSKTTPDNANGSSATTISIGAPVRATHRVDFTGGFPQQSETINDCNATNGGRGGNCNNQLDIGDVGTQIARTITSEQEARINQYGAEFAWDLGEGSKFVFGGDYVDAKMRSASSNTQQMLGDWGITDTGLVSQLAGDLVKTFCMTCKFDKYNPNSTGSALVAFRGDAVELLDIFSPYYVNQPGRNIALQGSADDTVGEKTWAVYGQMNWSGEIAGRRANALIGVRYEKTRVNAVALQSVPQAIRWASDNDLYVDGGPAGGAVVQKASYDNLLPSLDFDIEVLDNVKARASFSQTLARADYGSLFASVTANAPNRPTALGAAAAGANVQDPSLLPLESDNFDVSLEWYYKPSSFVSIGFFNKNVRNFIGTQVTNGNLFGLRDPSSGAPGTRSGVALDYLRTNNIPLSDINLFAYTALLVQNNGNQAAATAQFQANYTPGVGLGTAFYNQLATAVDIVANDADPLFNFAISGPVNNREGNIHGFEVAWTHFFGESGFGFAASYTKVDGDVNVDPYADPNVNIFALTGLGDSANLTAIYDKGGLSARVSYNWRDKYLSGTNQGGNRNPLFTDTFGTLDANISYDFTPNFSLSLEAVNLTSEPFRQYARSETNLVYVQELKPRFWLGGRFRF, from the coding sequence ATGAAAAGCACTCGGCGCACGCCGACGCTCGCGCGTACGGCTTCCGCAATCGCCATCACGGCGTGCCTGATGATGCCTGGCATGGCGCTGGCGCAGGAAGCTGCGCAGGCCGATACGGCCTCGGCAGCGCAGGATGACACGGCGCAAGGCGAAGATATCGTCGTCACCGGCATTCGTGCCGCGCTGGATCAGGCGATCGCGATCAAGCGCAACTCGGCCGGCGTGGTCGATGCGATCTCCGCCGAAGACATCGGCAAGTTCCCCGATACCAACCTTGCCGAGTCGCTGCAGCGGATCACCGGCGTTTCGATCACCCGTGCGAACGGCGAAGGTTCGCAGGTCGCGGTTCGCGGCTTCAGCGGCGGCTTCAACCTGGTGACGATCAACGGTCGCCAGCTTCCCTCCACCAGCATCGATACCAGCACCGGCAACGCCTTCGCACGCGGCACCGGCCGTTCGTTCGACTTCCAGAACCTCGCCTCGGAAGGCGTCTCGGCGCTCGAAGTATACAAGACCGGCCGCGCCAATATCCCGTCGGGTGGCATCGGCGCCGCAATCAACATCGTGACTCGCCGTCCGCTCGATTCGCGCGAGGACGGCTTCTCGGGCTCGATCGGCGCCAAGGCGCTCTATGATCTGACGGTCGAGGATGCCGAAGCCGATCTGAAGAAGATCACTCCGGAAGTTTCGGGCCTGCTCAACTGGAAGAACCCCAGCGAGACCTTCGGCGTCACGGTGTTCGGCAGCTACCAGTTGCGCGAATCGACTTCGATCCAGTCGAACCCGAACTATTGGAACATCGTTCCGCTGGCAGCCTTCCTCAGCACGGCGGGCCCATATATCAGCCCGACGACCAACATCACCAATCGGCCGACGACGCCGTATGTCCAGATCCCGAACGACAGCCGCTACCAGTTCTCCGAGAACCGTCGCGAGCGTCTGAACGGCCAGGCGGTCGTCCAGTTCAAGCCTTCGGACGCGATCGAGATCACCGTCGACGGTCTCTATGCCCGCAACAAGCTGAGCGACGAGCGCAGCGAGCAGACCAACTGGTTCCAGCGTCCGTTCACCGACGTCACCTTCGACGACAACAAGCAGATGCAGAGCGCCATCATCCTGGCCGAAGCGGTGCAGGCGGATAAGGGCTATGAGCAGCAGCGCTTCGCCACCCAGAGCGAGCTGTACTCGGTCGGCGGCAACCTCAAGTGGAACTTCACCGACGCCCTGTCGCTGACGCTCGACGCCAACCATTCGAAGTCGAAGACCACGCCGGACAATGCCAACGGATCGTCGGCGACGACGATCTCGATCGGCGCCCCGGTTCGTGCGACGCACCGCGTCGATTTCACCGGTGGCTTCCCGCAGCAGTCCGAAACGATCAACGACTGCAACGCCACCAACGGCGGCCGCGGCGGCAATTGCAACAACCAGCTCGATATCGGCGACGTCGGCACGCAGATCGCGCGTACGATCACTTCGGAGCAGGAAGCGCGGATCAATCAGTACGGCGCCGAATTCGCCTGGGATCTGGGCGAGGGAAGCAAGTTCGTCTTCGGCGGCGACTATGTCGATGCCAAGATGCGCTCGGCGAGCTCGAACACCCAGCAGATGCTGGGCGACTGGGGCATCACCGACACCGGGCTCGTCAGCCAGCTGGCCGGCGATCTGGTCAAGACCTTCTGCATGACCTGCAAGTTCGACAAGTATAACCCGAATTCGACCGGCTCGGCGCTGGTCGCGTTCCGCGGCGACGCAGTCGAGCTCCTCGACATCTTCTCGCCTTACTACGTCAACCAGCCCGGCCGGAACATCGCGCTGCAGGGTTCGGCGGACGATACGGTCGGCGAAAAGACCTGGGCGGTGTACGGCCAGATGAACTGGAGCGGCGAAATCGCCGGCCGCCGTGCAAACGCCCTGATCGGCGTCCGCTACGAGAAGACGCGAGTCAATGCAGTGGCGCTGCAATCGGTGCCGCAGGCGATCCGCTGGGCGTCGGACAACGATCTCTATGTCGATGGCGGCCCTGCCGGCGGCGCAGTGGTCCAGAAGGCGAGCTACGATAACCTGCTGCCTTCACTCGATTTCGACATCGAGGTTCTCGACAACGTCAAGGCGCGTGCTTCGTTCAGCCAGACGCTGGCACGTGCGGATTACGGCAGCCTGTTCGCATCGGTGACGGCGAACGCTCCCAACCGCCCGACGGCGCTTGGCGCTGCAGCTGCGGGCGCAAACGTGCAGGATCCGTCGCTGTTGCCGCTGGAATCGGACAATTTCGACGTGTCGCTGGAGTGGTACTACAAGCCCTCGAGCTTCGTATCGATCGGCTTCTTCAACAAGAATGTGCGCAACTTCATCGGCACGCAGGTTACCAATGGCAACCTGTTCGGCCTGCGCGATCCGAGCTCGGGCGCTCCCGGCACGCGTTCGGGCGTCGCGCTCGATTATCTGCGGACCAACAACATTCCGCTGAGCGACATCAACCTGTTCGCCTACACCGCGTTGCTGGTGCAGAACAACGGCAACCAGGCTGCGGCGACGGCGCAGTTCCAGGCAAATTACACCCCCGGCGTGGGCCTGGGCACGGCGTTCTACAACCAGCTCGCCACTGCGGTGGACATCGTTGCCAACGACGCCGACCCGCTGTTCAACTTCGCGATCAGCGGCCCGGTCAACAATCGTGAGGGCAACATCCACGGCTTCGAAGTCGCCTGGACGCACTTCTTCGGGGAGTCGGGCTTCGGCTTTGCGGCGTCGTACACCAAGGTCGACGGCGACGTGAACGTGGACCCCTATGCCGATCCGAACGTCAACATCTTCGCACTGACCGGCCTGGGCGACAGCGCGAACCTGACGGCGATCTACGACAAGGGCGGTCTCTCGGCCCGCGTCTCGTACAACTGGCGTGACAAGTATCTGTCGGGCACCAACCAGGGCGGCAACCGCAACCCGCTGTTCACCGACACGTTCGGCACGCTCGACGCGAACATCAGCTATGATTTCACGCCGAACTTCTCGCTGTCGCTCGAGGCGGTGAACCTGACGAGCGAGCCGTTCCGTCAATATGCCCGCAGCGAGACCAACCTGGTCTATGTGCAGGAGCTCAAGCCGCGCTTCTGGCTCGGCGGACGCTTCCGCTTCTAA
- the lldD gene encoding FMN-dependent L-lactate dehydrogenase LldD → MRRAASTLDYRELARRRLPHFLFEYIDGGSYAEVTLKRNVEDLAAIALRQRILRDVSALDLSAELFGQKLAMPVALAPIGLAGMNARRGEVQAARAAEKAGIPFCLSTVSACPLGEVAKATSVPFWFQLYMIRDRGFMADLLDQARAAGCNALVFTVDMPVPGSRYRDYRSGLAGASGAAGALRRMWQAVKRPGWAWDVGVHGRPHQLGNVAPVLGKNTGLEDFFAWMRNNFDPTVSWRDLDFIRERWNGPLIIKGILDAEDARDAARLGADGIVVSNHGGRQLDGVPSTAHALPAIADAVGDKLTVLADGGVRSGLDVVRMLALGARGVLLGRAWAYALAAQGEAGVTHMLKLVEAEMRVAMALTGCTSIDKISRDALVETERR, encoded by the coding sequence ATGAGACGAGCCGCTTCCACCCTCGATTATCGCGAATTGGCGCGCCGCCGCCTGCCGCATTTCCTGTTCGAATATATCGACGGCGGTTCCTATGCCGAGGTGACGCTCAAACGGAATGTCGAGGATCTCGCGGCGATTGCGCTGCGCCAGCGCATCCTTCGCGACGTCTCGGCGCTCGATTTGTCTGCGGAGCTGTTCGGGCAAAAGCTGGCGATGCCGGTGGCGCTGGCGCCGATCGGGCTGGCGGGGATGAACGCCCGGCGCGGCGAGGTCCAGGCGGCGCGCGCGGCGGAGAAAGCGGGCATCCCCTTCTGCCTCTCCACCGTCTCGGCGTGCCCGCTCGGTGAGGTTGCTAAGGCGACCAGCGTCCCCTTCTGGTTCCAGCTCTACATGATCCGGGACCGCGGCTTCATGGCCGACCTGCTCGATCAGGCGCGTGCGGCCGGTTGCAATGCGTTGGTGTTCACCGTCGACATGCCCGTCCCCGGATCGCGCTATCGCGACTATCGCTCGGGGCTTGCCGGGGCGAGCGGCGCTGCGGGCGCGCTGCGGCGGATGTGGCAGGCCGTCAAGCGCCCGGGCTGGGCGTGGGACGTCGGCGTGCACGGTCGCCCGCACCAGCTCGGCAACGTCGCGCCGGTGCTCGGCAAGAATACCGGGCTCGAGGATTTCTTCGCCTGGATGCGCAACAATTTCGATCCGACGGTGAGCTGGCGCGACTTGGACTTCATCCGTGAGCGCTGGAACGGCCCGCTGATCATCAAGGGCATCTTGGACGCCGAAGACGCGCGCGACGCCGCCAGGCTCGGCGCCGACGGGATCGTCGTCTCCAATCATGGCGGGCGCCAGCTCGACGGCGTACCCTCAACCGCGCACGCGCTGCCCGCGATCGCCGACGCGGTGGGCGACAAGCTGACCGTGCTCGCCGACGGCGGGGTGCGCTCGGGGCTCGACGTGGTGCGGATGCTCGCGCTCGGCGCCAGGGGCGTGCTGCTCGGCCGCGCCTGGGCCTATGCGCTCGCCGCGCAGGGCGAGGCGGGCGTCACCCACATGCTCAAGCTGGTCGAGGCCGAGATGCGCGTCGCGATGGCGCTGACCGGCTGCACCAGCATCGACAAGATCAGCCGCGACGCCTTGGTGGAGACCGAGCGCCGCTGA
- a CDS encoding Gfo/Idh/MocA family oxidoreductase, producing MDHSEGPAVRRRDVLGGLAAGTALAAALDAQAADRRKRYVSVGVGSRNRMFQQALWGPHKAHGELIAACDVNPGRLDYLAREATKAGARPPKPYLAADFDKMLRELKPDAVIVTTPDAFHDDYVVRALDAGCDVITEKPMTTTAAKAQRILDAVKRSGRHIRVTFNYRYSPFRSQVKELLMAGEIGDVLSVDFQWLLNTVHGADYFRRWHSNKAISGGLMVHKATHHFDLVNWWLSDMPVSVNATGKREFYTPEMARRFGLDGAHQRCRTCPEKAECSFFFDLAADPALKALYLDNEKYDGYFRDQCVWRPEINIEDTMNVIVGYAGGTTLSYSLNAFNAWEGYHIAFNGTKGRLEHSVVEQAGVAGAGGHSVDDRIKTRIVPMRGDPRDIVPQTGAAGGHGGGDAVMLADIFDPNAPKDALLRAADERSGAASILVGVAANKCFETGQPVKIADLVTGLDWPVYAKMPSHKAPVAQPPRMAKA from the coding sequence ATGGATCACAGCGAAGGCCCCGCCGTCCGGCGGCGCGACGTGCTAGGCGGGCTCGCGGCAGGGACCGCGCTGGCGGCGGCGCTCGATGCGCAGGCGGCGGATAGACGGAAACGCTATGTCTCGGTCGGCGTCGGCAGCCGCAACCGGATGTTCCAGCAGGCGCTGTGGGGGCCGCACAAGGCGCATGGCGAGCTGATCGCCGCGTGCGACGTCAATCCGGGCCGGCTCGACTATCTCGCTCGCGAAGCGACCAAGGCCGGCGCGCGGCCGCCCAAGCCCTATCTCGCCGCCGATTTCGACAAGATGTTGCGCGAATTGAAGCCCGACGCAGTGATCGTCACCACGCCCGACGCATTCCACGACGATTATGTCGTCCGCGCGCTCGACGCGGGGTGCGACGTCATCACCGAGAAGCCGATGACCACCACCGCGGCCAAGGCGCAGCGCATCCTCGACGCGGTCAAGCGCAGCGGGCGGCACATCCGCGTGACCTTCAACTATCGCTACTCGCCGTTCCGCAGCCAGGTGAAGGAGCTGCTGATGGCGGGCGAGATCGGCGACGTGCTGTCGGTCGATTTCCAGTGGCTGCTCAACACCGTCCACGGCGCCGACTATTTCCGCCGCTGGCATTCGAACAAGGCCATCTCCGGCGGGCTGATGGTCCACAAGGCGACGCACCATTTCGATCTGGTCAATTGGTGGCTCTCCGACATGCCGGTCTCGGTCAACGCCACCGGCAAGCGAGAATTCTACACGCCCGAAATGGCGCGCCGCTTCGGGCTCGACGGGGCGCACCAGCGCTGCCGCACCTGCCCCGAAAAGGCCGAGTGCAGCTTCTTCTTCGATCTCGCCGCCGATCCCGCGCTCAAGGCGCTGTACCTCGATAACGAGAAGTATGACGGCTATTTCCGCGACCAGTGCGTCTGGCGCCCCGAAATCAACATCGAAGACACGATGAATGTGATCGTCGGCTACGCCGGCGGCACGACGCTCAGCTACAGCCTCAATGCGTTCAATGCCTGGGAGGGCTATCACATCGCCTTCAACGGCACCAAGGGCCGGCTCGAGCATAGCGTGGTCGAGCAGGCGGGCGTCGCCGGCGCGGGCGGGCATAGCGTCGACGATCGGATCAAGACGCGGATCGTGCCGATGCGCGGCGACCCGCGCGACATCGTCCCCCAGACCGGCGCGGCGGGCGGCCACGGCGGCGGCGATGCGGTGATGCTGGCCGACATTTTCGATCCGAATGCGCCCAAAGACGCGCTTTTGCGTGCCGCGGACGAACGCAGTGGCGCCGCATCGATCCTGGTCGGCGTCGCGGCGAACAAGTGCTTCGAGACCGGCCAGCCGGTGAAGATCGCCGATCTGGTCACCGGGCTCGACTGGCCTGTCTATGCAAAGATGCCGAGCCACAAGGCGCCGGTGGCGCAGCCCCCGCGGATGGCAAAGGCCTGA